One genomic region from Nitrospira sp. encodes:
- a CDS encoding PQQ-dependent sugar dehydrogenase — protein MRTLILWTTLCMCCTGLAACGGKGDTQDSAPTSTTLKLQTIASNLNFPVFMTAPPGDSNRLFVLELGGAIKVLDRATGSVLSTFLTVTGITSGGEQGLLGAAFDPNYNTNGRFYIYYTDANGAITIARLLVSPTDPNVAAPASQVILVSIPHPGFANHNGGMLAFGPDGCLYAGVGDGGGSGDPNNNAQNLGSRLGKLLRIDPTTGAACTSGTVNPFLLSGGNQLIWSYGLRNPWRFSFDGNDLYIGDVGQDAREEINVSAGPNAGRGLNYGWRLMEGSVCFNPATNCNNGNLTLPIVEYTHDNGACSVTGGYVYRGQAAPAIQGTYFYADFCAGFVRSFRFNNGSALEQTEWPLLAASSITSFGQDGSGELYILTKGGNISRIVPN, from the coding sequence ATGAGAACGCTTATCCTCTGGACCACCCTATGTATGTGTTGTACCGGCCTTGCTGCTTGTGGAGGAAAAGGTGACACCCAGGACAGCGCTCCGACATCAACCACTCTGAAGCTCCAAACCATCGCGAGCAACCTTAATTTTCCGGTATTCATGACGGCGCCCCCTGGTGATTCGAATCGTCTCTTCGTCCTGGAACTGGGAGGCGCCATTAAAGTACTTGATCGGGCAACTGGAAGCGTGCTCTCGACATTTCTGACCGTGACGGGCATCACAAGTGGAGGAGAACAAGGCTTGCTGGGAGCGGCCTTTGACCCAAACTACAATACCAACGGTCGGTTCTATATCTATTATACGGACGCCAACGGAGCAATCACGATCGCTCGGCTTCTAGTGTCACCAACAGACCCCAACGTCGCTGCTCCAGCTTCGCAGGTCATCTTGGTCTCCATTCCACATCCGGGTTTCGCCAACCATAATGGGGGCATGTTGGCATTCGGACCGGATGGCTGTTTGTACGCAGGAGTCGGAGATGGAGGAGGTTCCGGGGATCCGAACAATAACGCCCAAAACCTCGGAAGCCGACTGGGAAAACTGCTCCGGATCGATCCAACCACCGGAGCAGCCTGCACCAGCGGAACAGTCAACCCTTTTCTCCTCAGCGGAGGCAATCAGTTGATCTGGAGCTATGGACTCCGGAATCCCTGGCGCTTTTCGTTCGATGGGAACGATCTCTATATCGGCGATGTCGGCCAGGATGCTCGAGAAGAAATCAATGTGTCGGCGGGTCCCAATGCAGGAAGAGGACTCAATTACGGTTGGCGACTCATGGAGGGATCAGTTTGTTTTAACCCAGCCACCAACTGCAATAACGGGAATCTTACATTGCCGATTGTTGAGTATACCCATGACAATGGAGCCTGCTCTGTTACCGGAGGGTATGTCTATCGAGGCCAAGCAGCACCGGCAATCCAAGGCACCTATTTCTATGCTGATTTTTGCGCCGGGTTTGTCCGCAGCTTCCGCTTCAATAATGGCTCAGCTCTTGAACAAACA
- a CDS encoding sodium-translocating pyrophosphatase: MSDSSIVTFALIAAVAGIAYGLYLAMWVFRLDAGNAKMQEISKAIQEGASAYMNRQYKTVGYVAAGLFVILAAAGAVSDKFGLITAVGFLVGASASAIAGYVGMIIAVRANVRTAQAAHDGMNAALIVAFRGGAVTGLLLIGLGLLAITGFYTIAVSMAGQEKAIHALLSLGFGGSLISVFARVGGGIYTKAADVGADLVGKVEAGIPEDDPRNPAVIADNVGDNVGDCAGMAADLFETYAVTTVAAMVLAFTMFKGATAPILYPLALGGVTIFATIIGIFFVKVTPGGEIMPALYKGLFVAGGIAAAAFLPITFMIMGGVGGVSGFSYYIAALMGLAVTLALVFITDYYTSKSYEPVQYIAKASETGHATNIIAGLAVGMQATAAPVVVIALAILGSYWICGGAESSGLYGVAVAAVSMLSMAGIVVAIDAFGPITDNAGGIAEMSHLGKDVRDITDPLDAVGNTTKAVTKGYAIGSAGLAAVVLFAEYSREVAARNPSLAAFDLSNPKVLVGLFLGGMLPFIFGALCMKAVGQAGGLIVEEVRRQFRTIKGIMEGTGKPEYGTCVDIVTQAAIQKMMIPGLIPVVSPLLIGVILGPQALGGVLVGSIVTGLFVAISMTSGGGAWDNAKKFIEEQGKKGSETHKAAVTGDTVGDPYKDTAGPAVNPMIKVINIVALLIISLIV, encoded by the coding sequence GTGAGTGACTCATCGATTGTAACGTTTGCTCTTATAGCGGCCGTGGCTGGTATCGCCTATGGGCTGTACCTCGCGATGTGGGTGTTCAGGCTCGATGCCGGCAATGCCAAGATGCAGGAAATCTCAAAAGCCATTCAAGAGGGTGCCAGCGCCTACATGAATCGACAGTACAAGACCGTCGGGTATGTCGCCGCGGGCCTGTTCGTCATTCTGGCGGCGGCTGGAGCCGTCTCGGATAAATTTGGTCTGATCACTGCGGTCGGATTCTTAGTCGGCGCCAGTGCCTCGGCCATCGCCGGCTACGTGGGCATGATCATCGCGGTTCGTGCCAATGTTCGGACTGCCCAAGCAGCCCATGATGGGATGAATGCGGCCTTGATCGTTGCCTTTCGCGGTGGAGCGGTGACGGGCCTGCTCCTGATCGGGCTCGGACTTCTGGCTATTACTGGGTTCTATACCATTGCAGTATCAATGGCTGGACAGGAGAAAGCCATTCACGCGTTGCTCAGTCTTGGCTTCGGTGGCAGTCTGATCTCCGTCTTCGCACGCGTCGGTGGCGGCATCTACACGAAGGCAGCCGACGTCGGTGCCGACTTGGTCGGCAAAGTAGAAGCGGGGATTCCAGAAGATGATCCGAGAAATCCGGCCGTGATTGCAGATAACGTGGGTGACAATGTGGGTGACTGCGCCGGAATGGCGGCAGACTTGTTTGAAACCTATGCCGTGACGACCGTGGCAGCCATGGTGTTGGCCTTTACGATGTTCAAGGGAGCGACCGCTCCAATCCTTTATCCGTTAGCGTTAGGTGGGGTGACGATCTTTGCCACAATTATCGGTATCTTCTTTGTCAAGGTCACTCCGGGCGGGGAAATCATGCCGGCGCTCTATAAAGGGTTGTTTGTAGCCGGTGGGATCGCAGCTGCGGCATTTTTGCCGATCACCTTCATGATCATGGGTGGAGTAGGCGGTGTCAGCGGATTCAGCTACTACATCGCAGCGTTGATGGGCTTGGCCGTGACATTGGCGCTTGTGTTTATCACGGATTATTACACCTCCAAGAGCTATGAACCGGTGCAGTACATCGCCAAGGCGAGTGAAACCGGCCATGCGACGAATATTATCGCAGGCTTGGCGGTGGGTATGCAGGCGACTGCAGCTCCTGTAGTGGTGATTGCCCTGGCAATTCTCGGCAGTTATTGGATTTGCGGGGGAGCGGAATCCAGTGGCCTGTATGGCGTTGCCGTCGCAGCGGTGTCCATGCTCTCGATGGCAGGGATTGTCGTTGCGATCGATGCCTTCGGTCCTATTACGGACAATGCGGGTGGCATTGCAGAAATGTCGCATTTGGGCAAGGACGTTCGAGACATCACGGATCCATTGGATGCGGTCGGCAATACGACCAAGGCGGTCACAAAGGGCTATGCGATCGGGTCCGCTGGTTTGGCGGCGGTCGTGTTGTTCGCGGAATATTCCCGCGAGGTTGCAGCCCGCAATCCCTCACTGGCCGCATTTGATCTTTCCAATCCGAAAGTTTTAGTGGGGCTGTTCCTCGGTGGCATGTTGCCGTTTATTTTCGGCGCATTGTGCATGAAAGCCGTCGGTCAAGCCGGTGGTTTGATCGTCGAAGAAGTCCGGCGCCAATTTCGGACGATCAAGGGCATCATGGAGGGAACCGGTAAGCCGGAATATGGAACTTGTGTGGATATCGTGACGCAGGCGGCGATCCAGAAGATGATGATCCCAGGATTGATTCCGGTGGTGTCGCCACTCTTGATAGGCGTGATTCTTGGCCCTCAGGCGCTGGGTGGGGTGCTCGTGGGCAGCATCGTGACCGGTTTGTTTGTTGCGATTTCCATGACGAGCGGTGGTGGCGCCTGGGACAACGCCAAGAAGTTTATCGAAGAGCAGGGCAAGAAGGGGAGCGAAACACACAAGGCGGCGGTCACCGGTGATACGGTCGGTGATCCATACAAGGACACAGCGGGTCCTGCCGTGAATCCGATGATCAAGGTGATTAATATCGTGGCGTTGCTTATTATTTCGCTCATTGTATAG
- a CDS encoding ubiquitin-like protein Pup yields MEKQERKQETRREPQGQGKEEVKANPKVVEAGKKIKEDIDKLVDEIDDVLEKNAEEFVKNYVQKGGE; encoded by the coding sequence ATGGAAAAACAAGAGCGAAAACAGGAAACCAGACGAGAGCCGCAAGGTCAAGGTAAGGAAGAAGTCAAGGCGAATCCCAAGGTTGTCGAAGCCGGCAAGAAGATCAAGGAAGACATCGATAAACTGGTCGATGAAATTGACGATGTCCTTGAAAAGAACGCCGAAGAATTTGTGAAGAACTACGTACAGAAAGGAGGAGAATAA